A genomic window from Pyramidobacter piscolens W5455 includes:
- a CDS encoding M20 metallopeptidase family protein, with protein sequence MKKPDFNARAKELESAIVAWRRHFHSFPELSFDEVKTSDYIAAALTEMGCENVAVGTRGRPTGVIADIAGGLPGRRVALRADIDALPIAEETGLPFSSRHLGVMHACGHDGHMAMLLGAVRMLCEVKTQLHGSVRLIFQPSEESAEFVQGARAVVEDGRALDGVDAIFGVHLWSPLPPGVLGWRAGPMMACSDSWTVKLHGQGGHGASPHQTHDPTVAAAQLICALQTFVSRELDPLKSAVLSAGVMKAGGAFNVIPSEAELIGTARSFEPQISRDCEAFIRRMAENIGAAFRCTAELDYRRNLPPTANDPAMAHLGAETGREIFGADMVREVPPTMGGEDFSFYLEKVPGAFFFIGCGDAAKGTDWPHHHCKFTIDESQLRKGAAFEAACAWAFLDQ encoded by the coding sequence ATGAAGAAGCCTGACTTTAACGCTCGCGCCAAAGAACTTGAAAGCGCCATCGTCGCCTGGCGGCGGCATTTTCATTCTTTTCCCGAGCTTTCTTTCGACGAAGTGAAGACCAGCGATTACATCGCCGCGGCGCTGACGGAGATGGGCTGCGAAAACGTGGCCGTTGGCACGCGCGGCCGTCCCACCGGCGTCATCGCCGACATCGCGGGCGGACTCCCGGGGCGGCGGGTCGCCCTGCGCGCCGACATCGACGCGCTGCCGATCGCGGAAGAAACGGGGCTGCCGTTTTCCTCACGGCATCTCGGCGTCATGCACGCCTGCGGGCACGACGGCCACATGGCCATGCTGCTGGGCGCGGTGCGGATGCTCTGCGAAGTGAAGACGCAGCTGCATGGTTCGGTGCGGCTGATCTTCCAGCCCTCGGAAGAGTCGGCCGAGTTCGTGCAGGGGGCGCGGGCTGTGGTGGAGGACGGGCGCGCGCTCGACGGCGTGGACGCGATCTTCGGCGTGCACCTGTGGAGCCCGCTGCCGCCGGGCGTGCTGGGCTGGCGCGCCGGGCCGATGATGGCCTGCTCCGACTCGTGGACGGTGAAGCTGCACGGACAAGGCGGGCACGGCGCTTCGCCCCACCAGACGCACGACCCCACCGTGGCGGCGGCGCAGCTGATCTGCGCGCTGCAAACTTTCGTCAGCCGCGAGCTCGACCCGCTCAAGAGCGCCGTACTCTCCGCCGGGGTCATGAAAGCCGGCGGAGCGTTCAACGTCATCCCTTCGGAAGCGGAGCTGATCGGCACGGCCCGCTCCTTCGAACCGCAGATCAGCCGCGACTGCGAGGCGTTCATCCGCCGCATGGCCGAGAACATCGGCGCGGCCTTCCGCTGTACGGCGGAATTGGATTACCGCCGCAACCTGCCGCCCACCGCCAACGATCCGGCCATGGCGCATCTGGGCGCGGAAACCGGCCGCGAAATCTTCGGCGCCGACATGGTGCGTGAAGTGCCGCCGACCATGGGCGGAGAAGACTTCAGCTTCTACCTCGAAAAAGTCCCCGGCGCATTCTTCTTCATTGGCTGCGGCGACGCCGCCAAGGGAACCGACTGGCCGCACCACCACTGCAAGTTCACCATCGACGAATCCCAACTCCGCAAAGGCGCGGCCTTCGAAGCCGCGTGCGCCTGGGCGTTCCTCGATCAATAG
- a CDS encoding DMT family transporter — MNSMKWLMAGAMLIFGSIGLFARRVPLSSAQISLLRAAVGGLCLLAAAAGNGLSWKRIRANARYLLMAGAFIGMNLILFFEAFRWTSIATGTVCYYLAPVFMLCLAPWLLREKLARRTVLCVFVSLCGLACVVGGSGGAGRNDLLGIACGVGAAVFYACAVMANKFLRGVTPYESTAAELLLAATFLAPYVLVKGGVPLAGLDGAGWFCLAALCLIHTGLAYLMYFTALRRLPAQTTAALSYIDPLSAILMSWLILGESMTPLQLAGGALILGATFLNEMKKD, encoded by the coding sequence ATGAATTCAATGAAATGGCTTATGGCCGGGGCCATGCTGATCTTCGGTTCCATCGGCCTGTTCGCGCGCCGCGTCCCGCTTTCGTCGGCGCAGATCTCGCTGCTGCGCGCCGCCGTCGGCGGCCTTTGTCTGCTCGCCGCGGCGGCGGGCAACGGGCTCTCGTGGAAAAGGATCCGCGCTAACGCCAGATACCTGCTCATGGCCGGCGCTTTTATAGGCATGAACTTGATCTTGTTCTTCGAGGCGTTCCGCTGGACGTCGATCGCCACGGGCACGGTCTGTTATTATCTGGCCCCCGTGTTCATGCTCTGTCTTGCGCCGTGGCTGCTGCGCGAAAAATTGGCAAGGCGTACGGTCCTCTGCGTCTTCGTCTCGCTGTGCGGTCTGGCCTGCGTCGTGGGGGGCAGCGGCGGCGCGGGGAGGAACGACCTGCTCGGCATTGCCTGCGGCGTCGGCGCGGCCGTCTTCTACGCCTGCGCGGTCATGGCCAACAAATTCCTGCGCGGCGTCACGCCGTACGAGTCCACTGCAGCCGAGCTGCTGCTCGCGGCCACTTTTCTCGCTCCCTACGTGCTTGTCAAGGGGGGCGTCCCGCTGGCCGGTTTGGACGGCGCGGGCTGGTTCTGCCTGGCGGCGCTGTGCCTGATTCACACCGGGCTGGCTTATCTGATGTACTTCACGGCGTTGCGCCGCCTGCCCGCCCAGACCACGGCGGCGCTGAGCTACATCGATCCGCTCTCGGCGATCCTCATGAGCTGGCTGATCCTCGGCGAGTCGATGACGCCGCTGCAACTCGCCGGCGGCGCCCTGATCCTCGGCGCGACGTTCCTGAACGAAATGAAAAAGGATTAA
- a CDS encoding VOC family protein, translating to MEAILGNVMVDCGDETELQNFYAELLGWEKCALFGRPAVRSSGVVVFLFIEEEDYAPPVWPEEKGKQQKQMHFDFQVEDLPEAVKKAEALGAVKAAAQFGGGQFVTLFNPPGHPFCLCRK from the coding sequence ATGGAAGCGATTCTCGGCAACGTGATGGTCGACTGCGGCGACGAAACGGAACTGCAAAATTTTTACGCTGAACTGCTGGGCTGGGAAAAGTGTGCGCTGTTCGGCCGCCCGGCGGTCAGAAGCTCGGGCGTCGTCGTCTTCCTGTTCATCGAGGAAGAAGATTACGCGCCGCCCGTGTGGCCGGAGGAAAAAGGGAAACAGCAGAAGCAGATGCATTTCGATTTTCAGGTGGAGGATCTGCCGGAGGCGGTGAAAAAGGCCGAAGCGCTGGGCGCGGTCAAAGCCGCGGCGCAGTTCGGCGGCGGCCAGTTCGTGACCCTGTTCAACCCGCCCGGACACCCGTTTTGCCTGTGCCGGAAATGA
- a CDS encoding ABC transporter permease, with protein MNWRNYRRQTLVTLLLLALWGTFALASPVTFGNARIYRSFMSTIPVTTVLTLGMTLLIVAGEMDMSFPSVSAVAAFVFAWAYAKAGIDPWAAFVAALAAGALMGWFNGLLVVVVGVPSIIATIGAQFLWRGLALLLSDGIAIPLAQVRGTSLYQVFTGRLGAWGVPAQALWAVGTAVCLGLLLNRRPFGEALLFIGDNRKTAEMMGIRVPRVRVGAFVLMGFLAAFAGMLATLELNNWWPTQGDGYMLLVFAAVFVGGTSAYGGQGTVYGSFIGSIVIGIIEAGIVSAGLTGLWTRFVHGLVIILSLSGYALFARRR; from the coding sequence ATGAACTGGCGTAATTACCGCCGTCAGACGCTGGTGACGCTGCTCCTGCTGGCGCTGTGGGGCACGTTTGCCCTGGCCAGCCCGGTGACGTTCGGCAACGCGCGCATTTACCGCTCTTTTATGTCCACCATTCCCGTGACGACGGTCCTGACGTTGGGCATGACGCTGCTGATCGTCGCGGGCGAGATGGACATGAGTTTCCCGTCCGTGTCGGCGGTCGCGGCCTTCGTCTTCGCCTGGGCCTACGCGAAGGCGGGGATCGATCCGTGGGCGGCGTTCGTCGCCGCGCTAGCGGCGGGGGCGCTGATGGGCTGGTTCAACGGCTTGCTCGTCGTCGTTGTCGGTGTGCCGTCAATTATCGCCACGATCGGCGCGCAGTTTTTATGGCGCGGTCTGGCGCTGCTGCTTTCTGACGGCATAGCGATCCCGCTGGCGCAAGTGCGCGGCACGTCGCTTTATCAGGTCTTCACGGGGCGACTGGGCGCGTGGGGCGTTCCCGCTCAAGCGCTCTGGGCGGTGGGGACTGCCGTCTGTCTGGGGTTGCTGCTGAACCGCCGCCCGTTCGGCGAGGCGCTGTTGTTCATCGGCGACAACCGCAAGACGGCGGAGATGATGGGTATCCGCGTGCCGCGTGTGCGCGTCGGCGCGTTCGTGCTGATGGGCTTTCTGGCGGCTTTTGCCGGGATGCTGGCGACGCTGGAGCTGAACAACTGGTGGCCGACGCAGGGCGACGGCTATATGCTGCTGGTGTTTGCGGCCGTCTTCGTGGGCGGCACATCGGCCTACGGCGGGCAGGGGACGGTCTACGGCTCGTTCATTGGCTCGATTGTCATCGGCATCATCGAAGCCGGCATCGTCAGCGCCGGCCTGACGGGGCTCTGGACGCGGTTCGTCCATGGGCTGGTGATCATCCTCTCTCTGTCGGGCTACGCGCTGTTCGCCCGCCGCCGCTGA
- a CDS encoding ATP-binding cassette domain-containing protein: MASPYAVELRGLWKSFGAVSALRGASLALKKGEVLALLGDNGAGKSTLIKILAGVYRPDRGEMIVDGRPVDFRAYSVAQARTMGIETVYQERSLGERQPLWRNVFAGRPLKNWLGFIDARREKAETMKLLADVLGLKGAGLYADASALTLSGGERQGLAIARAMYFDASIIVLDEPTTALAVSEVEKVLEFVARIRDSGKSCIFISHELAHVYRAADRFALMGRGRVAAVLEKNDVTPDGLMRRLMMGGEGDELA, translated from the coding sequence ATGGCGTCACCATACGCGGTGGAGCTGCGCGGTTTGTGGAAGTCCTTCGGCGCCGTGTCGGCGTTGCGCGGCGCTTCGCTGGCGCTGAAAAAAGGTGAGGTCCTGGCGTTGCTGGGCGACAACGGCGCGGGCAAATCCACGCTGATCAAGATTCTGGCCGGGGTCTATCGCCCCGACCGCGGCGAGATGATCGTGGATGGGCGCCCCGTCGATTTCCGTGCGTATTCGGTAGCCCAGGCGCGGACGATGGGGATCGAGACGGTTTATCAGGAACGTTCGCTGGGCGAGCGCCAGCCGCTATGGCGCAACGTCTTCGCCGGACGGCCGCTGAAAAACTGGCTGGGTTTCATCGACGCCCGCCGCGAGAAGGCGGAGACGATGAAACTGCTGGCGGACGTCCTCGGACTGAAGGGCGCGGGACTGTACGCCGACGCCAGCGCCCTGACACTCTCCGGCGGCGAGCGTCAGGGACTGGCCATCGCGCGAGCCATGTACTTCGACGCCTCGATCATTGTTCTCGACGAGCCGACCACGGCGCTGGCCGTATCGGAGGTGGAGAAGGTTCTGGAATTCGTGGCGCGCATCCGAGACTCTGGCAAGAGCTGCATCTTCATCAGCCACGAGCTGGCGCACGTGTACCGCGCCGCCGACCGCTTCGCCCTGATGGGGCGCGGGCGGGTTGCCGCCGTGCTGGAAAAAAATGACGTCACGCCGGACGGTCTGATGCGCCGTCTGATGATGGGAGGCGAAGGCGATGAACTGGCGTAA
- a CDS encoding substrate-binding domain-containing protein: MKKLFLAAAAVAMLAGSAGASEMAQSGKGMTVWFDAGGSVGEPYATTVVNGAKQAAIDLGVDLKIVYSDWNPEKMLENFKTGLAANPTGFVVMGHPGDDAYEPLIDEAFAKGMIVTCVDTALPRLQGKYQARGFGYVGTDNWRQGAEMAREILRRGGLKQGDRAFVWGLKRLEGRGRRARALLEEFGKAGLTVDYLEISDEINKDAALGAPVLSGYLASHPDCKVIVVDHGGLTGQLGNFLRAAGVKPGEIYATGFSLTPATVGAIEAGYLNLTSEAQPYLMGYLSVLQIVNTAKYKFGGLNVDTGGGYISQDNIAAVAPLANAGIR; encoded by the coding sequence ATGAAGAAACTGTTTCTGGCGGCTGCGGCCGTCGCAATGCTGGCCGGATCGGCCGGTGCGTCGGAGATGGCGCAGAGCGGCAAGGGCATGACGGTGTGGTTCGACGCGGGTGGCTCGGTGGGGGAACCTTACGCGACAACGGTGGTCAACGGTGCCAAGCAGGCAGCCATAGATTTGGGCGTCGATCTCAAGATCGTCTATTCGGACTGGAACCCGGAAAAGATGCTCGAAAACTTCAAGACCGGCCTGGCGGCCAATCCCACCGGCTTCGTGGTGATGGGACATCCCGGCGACGACGCTTACGAACCGCTGATTGACGAAGCGTTCGCCAAGGGCATGATCGTCACCTGCGTGGACACGGCGCTGCCGCGTCTGCAGGGCAAGTATCAGGCGCGCGGCTTTGGCTACGTCGGTACGGACAACTGGCGGCAGGGAGCCGAGATGGCGCGCGAGATCCTGCGCCGCGGCGGCTTGAAGCAGGGCGACCGCGCCTTCGTGTGGGGACTGAAGCGCCTCGAAGGGCGCGGACGCCGCGCCCGTGCGCTGCTGGAGGAGTTCGGAAAGGCTGGACTGACCGTGGACTATCTTGAGATCTCCGACGAGATCAACAAAGACGCGGCCCTCGGCGCGCCGGTGCTGTCGGGTTATCTGGCGTCGCATCCCGACTGCAAGGTCATCGTCGTCGACCACGGCGGACTGACGGGACAGCTGGGCAACTTCCTGCGGGCGGCGGGCGTCAAGCCGGGCGAGATCTACGCCACGGGCTTCAGCCTGACGCCGGCGACTGTCGGCGCCATCGAGGCCGGCTACCTGAACCTGACCTCCGAAGCGCAGCCCTATCTGATGGGCTACCTCTCGGTGCTGCAGATCGTCAACACCGCCAAATACAAGTTCGGCGGCCTGAATGTCGATACGGGCGGCGGCTATATTTCGCAAGACAACATCGCGGCGGTCGCGCCGCTGGCGAACGCCGGTATCCGTTAA
- a CDS encoding DUF169 domain-containing protein: MRQEWLDSIATLSCVLDLKRCPVGIRVIKTEEECSSFEGLALKAPINYCQMIVAASRGHVIKACSESFKCRSGARALGIDKSDPKNAHGENWDRLGLYKGADLCREIRESLCYSQENAYGLLIGALHLMPVESDVVMIAANPFNVMRIVQGYAYHYGMLKNVNMIGNQAICLECTARPYVLKDMNVSVLCIGTRHRAGWQDDEMAVGIPQAQFIDVVDGILSTLNQMESDRNKQIIQAKFEKAGIPYPIRFHYNYYMEC, translated from the coding sequence ATGCGTCAGGAGTGGCTTGACAGCATTGCCACTCTCTCCTGCGTCCTTGATTTGAAACGCTGTCCCGTGGGAATAAGGGTTATCAAGACCGAAGAAGAGTGCAGTTCTTTTGAAGGGTTGGCGCTGAAAGCTCCCATCAACTACTGTCAAATGATCGTTGCCGCGTCGCGCGGGCACGTAATCAAGGCCTGCTCCGAAAGTTTCAAGTGCCGGAGCGGCGCTCGCGCTCTTGGCATCGATAAAAGCGATCCTAAAAACGCGCATGGAGAAAATTGGGATCGTCTAGGTCTGTACAAAGGGGCCGATTTATGCCGCGAGATCCGCGAAAGCCTGTGCTACTCGCAGGAGAACGCATACGGTCTGCTGATCGGAGCGCTCCATCTCATGCCCGTGGAATCAGACGTCGTCATGATCGCTGCCAATCCCTTCAACGTTATGCGCATCGTACAAGGGTACGCTTATCACTACGGTATGCTTAAAAACGTCAATATGATTGGCAATCAGGCGATATGCCTTGAGTGTACTGCGCGTCCTTACGTTCTGAAGGATATGAATGTATCGGTGCTGTGTATCGGCACACGCCACCGTGCTGGCTGGCAAGATGATGAAATGGCTGTTGGCATTCCACAGGCCCAGTTTATTGATGTAGTCGATGGAATACTCAGTACGCTTAATCAGATGGAAAGCGACCGCAACAAACAGATCATTCAGGCCAAGTTTGAGAAAGCGGGAATCCCGTACCCGATCCGTTTCCATTATAACTATTATATGGAATGCTAA
- a CDS encoding MetQ/NlpA family ABC transporter substrate-binding protein — protein sequence MRKSYLALVLGLAVALMGTAAFAKSGMVVKIGGTSISHVFYEAIESKFRAKGYDCEFIMFDSNPVVLEACASGAVDIAIGQHKKYVRIFSKNNNTNLDMVKPYGMYTGIGLYSKRYKTSAEFPEGARIAVMNDAMNENIALRILEKERLIEVAKDVQLATTADILSNPKKLKIIEMDQAQTVTTLDDMAGACIFFTHMSAAKGDPSSYIARDDVMVNIPMGAITKAENLSAGWAIAFAECFRDPTVQKQISSVFPGVFEFYVSDEQVKE from the coding sequence ATGAGGAAAAGTTATCTTGCGCTTGTACTGGGACTGGCTGTCGCACTTATGGGCACGGCCGCTTTTGCAAAGAGCGGTATGGTTGTGAAGATCGGCGGGACCTCTATCTCCCATGTTTTCTACGAAGCCATCGAGAGCAAATTCCGCGCCAAGGGATATGACTGCGAATTTATCATGTTCGATTCCAATCCCGTTGTCCTCGAAGCGTGCGCCAGCGGTGCGGTTGACATCGCCATTGGACAGCATAAGAAATATGTCCGTATCTTTAGCAAAAACAATAACACCAATCTTGACATGGTAAAGCCCTACGGCATGTATACCGGCATCGGCCTGTATTCGAAGAGGTACAAGACCTCCGCTGAATTTCCTGAAGGCGCCCGGATTGCCGTCATGAATGATGCGATGAACGAAAACATCGCTCTTCGTATTCTCGAAAAGGAACGGCTCATCGAGGTCGCCAAGGATGTCCAGCTTGCCACCACTGCTGACATTCTTTCCAACCCCAAAAAACTGAAAATTATCGAAATGGACCAGGCTCAGACGGTTACCACCCTTGACGACATGGCAGGAGCTTGTATTTTCTTTACCCACATGTCGGCGGCTAAAGGCGATCCTTCCAGCTATATTGCTCGCGATGACGTCATGGTCAACATCCCTATGGGAGCCATTACCAAAGCTGAGAACCTTTCAGCTGGATGGGCTATTGCCTTTGCTGAGTGTTTTAGGGACCCTACGGTCCAGAAACAGATCTCCTCAGTGTTCCCTGGCGTCTTTGAATTCTACGTCAGCGACGAACAGGTCAAGGAATAA
- a CDS encoding methionine ABC transporter permease translates to MTEIMDHLLRGSNLVRYFPNVILPAILDTLVMVVGSAVLAIFFGILLGVVLILTDKDGLSPHPVIYAVLGRLTDIVRSFPMMILIVAIAPLTRMVIGTKVGVRAAIFAITIGSTPFATRMTENSLRTVDPKLVKAAKAFGASKLQIIFKVMMVEALPSLVSNFTIMLINMLNTTAMAGAVGAGGLGAVALTYGYQRFDLVIMYFVVALLIVLVLVIQGFGNTLYRRVK, encoded by the coding sequence ATGACAGAAATCATGGATCACCTGCTTCGGGGGTCTAACCTTGTCCGTTATTTCCCTAACGTCATTCTTCCCGCTATTCTTGACACGCTTGTTATGGTCGTCGGTTCGGCGGTACTTGCCATCTTCTTCGGCATCCTTTTGGGAGTTGTGCTTATCCTGACTGACAAAGACGGTCTTTCTCCCCATCCCGTTATATATGCCGTGCTTGGCAGACTCACCGACATTGTCCGTTCGTTTCCTATGATGATTCTCATTGTCGCCATAGCGCCACTCACACGTATGGTCATCGGCACGAAAGTCGGCGTTAGAGCGGCGATCTTTGCCATCACCATCGGCAGCACTCCCTTTGCGACGCGCATGACCGAAAACTCTCTGCGCACTGTTGACCCTAAACTTGTCAAGGCCGCCAAAGCTTTTGGAGCCTCTAAACTCCAGATCATCTTCAAAGTCATGATGGTCGAGGCTTTGCCTTCCCTCGTCTCCAACTTTACCATTATGCTCATCAATATGCTCAACACCACCGCTATGGCCGGCGCCGTCGGGGCCGGCGGACTCGGAGCGGTTGCCCTTACCTATGGATATCAGAGGTTTGACCTCGTTATCATGTATTTTGTCGTGGCTCTGCTGATAGTTCTTGTGCTCGTCATACAGGGTTTCGGGAACACTCTTTATCGAAGAGTAAAATGA
- a CDS encoding methionine ABC transporter ATP-binding protein, producing the protein MIEITNVNKHFDDLHVLKDVSLTIANNEVFGLVGPSGVGKSTLLDCLIGLSKYDSGSICIDGIRLEELNEEAMRGFRRKIGMIFQNFSLVSRKDVYHNISLPMECWHFPAKEIRERVERFAELTSIQDKLGKRPDELSGGQKQRVAIARALTMEPRYLLCDECTSALDPKSTQAILALLKNLCEKIGLTIIMVTHEMAVVESICQRMAVLESGRIAAIGDVGEMFRNKPEELRRLLGDGVSEVSITLPSEDLEKCKAFLDSEGMAYKISRGF; encoded by the coding sequence ATGATCGAGATTACGAATGTAAATAAACATTTTGATGATCTGCACGTCCTGAAAGATGTCAGCCTTACCATTGCCAACAATGAAGTTTTCGGCCTTGTGGGGCCCAGCGGAGTAGGCAAATCTACTCTCCTTGACTGCCTTATCGGGCTTTCCAAATACGATAGTGGTTCTATTTGTATTGATGGCATTAGGCTCGAAGAATTGAATGAAGAGGCCATGCGAGGGTTTCGCAGAAAAATAGGCATGATCTTTCAGAACTTTTCGCTTGTCTCGCGTAAAGATGTGTACCATAATATTTCACTTCCTATGGAATGCTGGCATTTTCCTGCAAAGGAAATCAGGGAACGTGTCGAACGCTTCGCTGAACTGACTAGCATACAGGACAAACTTGGAAAACGCCCTGATGAACTCAGCGGCGGGCAGAAACAGCGCGTCGCCATTGCCCGCGCTCTTACTATGGAACCCAGATACCTTCTTTGCGATGAGTGCACGAGTGCGCTTGATCCGAAAAGCACGCAGGCCATTCTTGCGCTTCTTAAAAATCTGTGTGAAAAAATCGGTCTTACCATCATCATGGTTACTCATGAAATGGCTGTCGTAGAGAGCATCTGTCAGCGTATGGCAGTGCTTGAAAGCGGCCGCATCGCAGCTATAGGCGATGTTGGAGAGATGTTCCGCAATAAACCTGAAGAACTTCGCCGTCTTCTCGGAGACGGCGTGAGCGAGGTCTCCATCACTCTTCCATCCGAAGATCTGGAGAAGTGCAAAGCCTTCCTGGACTCGGAAGGAATGGCATATAAAATTTCCCGAGGATTCTGA
- the asnS gene encoding asparagine--tRNA ligase, with translation MAAPWVYIKDLKDHTGESVCVKGWMYNKRSSGKIHFLQLRDGSGTVQGVMVKGEVPDGQFEAAKGLWLEASLEATGVVRTDSRAPSGVELTVTDLKILQNPSEEYPIGKKDHGIDFLLDTRHLWLRSSRQNALMKIRNEIIWSWRKFFHDRGFMLMDSPILTGSIGEGADGLFELDYFDQKAYLAQTGQLYAEAAAMAFGKVYCFGPTFRAEKSKTRRHLTEFWMLEPEMAFYDNKMNMQLQEDLVVDTVKNVLAHCEKELAVLERDVEPLEKVVAGPFYHLDYRDAVKKLNELGSDIEFGDDLGADDETVLTRQYDRPVFVENYPKDAKAFYMKANPEDNGETVVCSDLLAPEGYGEIIGGSQREEDYDRLLNRMKELKMNPADYDWYLDLRKFGSVPHSGFGIGLERTITWICGLPHIREVIPFPRTIYRLKP, from the coding sequence ATGGCAGCACCGTGGGTATACATCAAAGATCTGAAAGATCATACAGGCGAGAGCGTCTGCGTGAAAGGCTGGATGTACAACAAGCGCAGTTCGGGAAAGATTCACTTCCTCCAGCTTCGCGACGGCTCGGGAACCGTTCAGGGCGTGATGGTCAAGGGCGAAGTTCCCGACGGACAGTTCGAAGCCGCCAAAGGGCTCTGGCTCGAGGCCAGTCTCGAAGCGACCGGCGTCGTGCGTACCGACAGCCGCGCGCCTTCCGGCGTGGAGCTGACCGTGACCGACCTGAAGATCCTTCAGAACCCCAGCGAAGAGTATCCGATCGGCAAGAAGGACCACGGCATCGATTTCCTGCTCGATACTCGCCATCTCTGGCTGCGCTCCAGCCGCCAGAACGCGTTGATGAAGATCCGCAACGAGATCATCTGGAGCTGGCGCAAGTTCTTTCACGACCGCGGCTTCATGCTCATGGACAGCCCCATCCTCACCGGCTCGATCGGCGAAGGCGCCGACGGACTGTTCGAGCTCGATTACTTCGACCAGAAAGCCTATCTGGCCCAGACCGGGCAGCTCTATGCCGAAGCCGCGGCCATGGCCTTCGGCAAAGTTTACTGCTTCGGCCCCACCTTCCGCGCCGAAAAATCGAAGACCCGCCGTCACCTCACCGAGTTCTGGATGCTCGAGCCGGAAATGGCCTTCTACGACAACAAGATGAACATGCAGCTTCAGGAAGACCTGGTCGTCGACACGGTGAAGAACGTGCTCGCCCATTGCGAAAAAGAGCTGGCCGTGCTCGAACGCGACGTCGAGCCGCTTGAAAAAGTCGTCGCCGGCCCGTTCTACCACCTCGACTACCGCGACGCCGTCAAGAAACTCAACGAACTGGGCAGCGACATCGAATTCGGCGACGACCTCGGCGCCGACGACGAGACCGTCCTCACCCGGCAGTACGACCGCCCCGTCTTCGTCGAGAACTACCCCAAAGACGCCAAGGCGTTTTACATGAAAGCCAACCCCGAAGACAACGGCGAGACCGTGGTCTGCTCCGACCTGCTCGCGCCCGAAGGCTACGGCGAGATCATCGGCGGTTCGCAGCGCGAAGAGGATTACGACCGGCTGCTGAACCGCATGAAAGAGCTGAAGATGAACCCCGCCGACTACGACTGGTACCTCGACCTGCGCAAATTCGGGTCCGTGCCCCACAGCGGCTTCGGCATCGGCCTCGAACGCACCATCACCTGGATCTGCGGCCTGCCCCACATCCGCGAAGTCATTCCGTTCCCCAGAACCATCTACCGCCTCAAGCCGTAA